GTTTTCACTACCCCTTCGTTCAACCTTCCCTCAATCACTTTAATCTACTTGACTTCTAAATCAATTCtatttaatttacttaccaaacttctcacCAAAATATAAGCTAAACCACGAGCCGaatttgataaacatttatttacacaatcgaaTTAATATGAACAGATAAATGACAAGCTAACATACTaaaatatttatatcccgttgcaacgcacgggcattgtcctAGTTTAGGTATATAACTATTGTTCTACCGCTTGTGCTTATTATTTTTTGGTAAAAATAAGGTTTCTTAATCTGATGTAAATTGGGGTTTGATGTGGACATGGAATTCCAACTGAATTTTCTATTCAGCTTGGAATTTCAATAATTTTATGTATTGTATTTGCATGTACATAGCTGGCCACACAACTGCCAGGGCATATGCTTCTCCTACCACTCACGCCTTCATCCTATTTGAACCAGAATGGCTTTGTTACCCTCTCTCGCTCATGGTGAGGCCGTGCACCCTTGCAAGGGTAATGGCGACGAAATCTCAAACCGAGTCGCTTCAGTCAGGCACTAAGCAGGTATAACTCGCTTTGCTCCACCATCACATGCTTGACGAAATTTCAGAGAGGGTGGTGATCTAGCTATTGTTAGACCATCCTTGTTGCAAAACTTTACTGGGTTCAAGGATCTTAGGAATTGGTAATTTCTCGATTGTATGGCTAGAAATGTAGTTCTTACCAGATTTTGATGTCAAATTGTTTATGGCATCTCGAGTGAAAATATTTTCCTATTAAATGATTAGATTCTACAACAACCTATCTAAATCCTAAATTACTGTATCGTGTGCATGGTTTGCTCACATCACAAATTTCTAACAAGAAGATAGGTCATGCGTTCAGTTGCAACCAAAACATTTAACTTTCAGTTCAACATTGCATATAGTTTACCCCCATTAGACATTGCATTTATCTTCCTCGATTACTTCCATAACGCTTTCAAATTTGTTAAGACAGACCTGATGTTTGTTATTAGGGTTTAAGTTAGACACCGTAATTATCTTCCTTGATCGTTCTTCCATAAGTTATCAATTCTGTTAGAAAGACCTAATTAGTTGTTCATTCAATTTAAGTTATTCATGGATGCATACACCATGTATTACTTTTTTTTGCACGAAGTTCTCTTAtatatggatctgataatgcttAGTCACGCTTGAGCCAATTACCTTACATATTATGGTGACAAATTTAGGTCCATATATGCGTTCCTGTTGTATGGGAGTTGGGATCAAATGAGTTCGGAGAAATTTTTTATGGCAAAAACGGACCCGTTGGTTAGCGTAGGGTACCCTTATCACCACGTGGATCATTGCATGGCCCGAGGCAAAGTTGAGTGGAGGCAAAGAATAGAAGGCATCGTATTTTtttatatctctactcctaatggagcaatTGGTAGTCTCCACTGGTTAATTTTCGTCCGTtcggtttttttcgtaggttaaccttCGTAGATTCTTTTGTTCCGTCCACCACCTCCCCTCCGCTGGTTTTAGCGTCGCGACAGAACCAATCCCTCGCtagccctacctcctctcccgtctccagtcgcagccgccgccgcaccccaATCCAACCCCGCCGCCGGCGATCTCCTCGCCCCCCTGTGCCGTCGCCCCCAACCTTCTATTCCTCTcccaagggaagggaagggaaggcaAGGCAAGGGAAGGGAGAGGGAGCGCCCAGATCCACGGCGGCATCAGCGCGCCGTCCTCGACCTGATCCGCGTCCGTCCACGGATGGGAGCTAATCGGCGCAGGAAATCCCCGTCCCCGCGTCCGAGCCCCGCCACCCTCCGCAACGGCTCGACCGCCCATCGACGCGCTGCCCCCGCGGCGCCCGACCAGTTCGGCTCTCGCGGCTGGTGGACGGGCCCTTGCCGTTGCCGACGCTGGCTCGCTGCGCCGCACTGGCCCTCACAAGCGTCTTCTGTCAATGGTTACAACTCACGTTCCTCTCTATTTTCTCTTTGAATTTTCTTTTGAGCTGGTCAGGAAGCAAGAACATGTCGATTGACATGCCAATTGGAGATGATTTGAGGAATTTTTACGTGTTTGGTAGATGGACTTGAGAGGTCAAGGAGTTTCCATTGGGACATCGGGACATGCTCCTCCATCTCCTCCGGTGGACGACACCCAACATCGCCAGGTAGATTACTGTTTTTGCAAATTCCAGTTCTTGATGTTTAAAACTGGATGATCTGCACCCAACCCCTCTATTGTTCTATTTCTGCTTAAATCTGATTTGGTTGTTCAGTTCATGCACTTATGGACTGAAGAAAAAAATGGAaatgaagaagaaaagaatagcAATATTATCATATGCGAGGTTTGCTTTTAACCTTGGTTCCTAACCAATATTTGCTTCATAATTCTGCCGAGAGATTCACACTGTCATTCATATTATGAATATAGTTCATAACCAGTATTCTCTTTTATCTAATTATATGTACAGAAAGGAGTAATCTGAAGTGAATTCATGCTATGTTAACAGTCTAACAAACATCTTGGAGGTGTGAATGCTTTCTTGGGTCTGACAAGTAATCAATAATTGATGGTATACTGGGATTTTTCTCATACTTCTAGCACTTCCTCATTGACAATAAAGCAAGTAGTATCACAACAAAGGCTATCCAGGTATTTTTTTTCAACTATAATCCTTCCAGCTTTAGGGACTGCTCAATTGGATCTGCACAATCCAACAAAATAAATGTGCATAGTGTCTGCGACACTTTCATCCGATCATCACGAAGGTAGTTGTAGGAGTAAAAAAGTATGTCATACTGTTTTTTCAGTTCAAGCCAAAAGGCTAGGACAGGTAATACTTGTTTTTACAGTACTTGTGCAAAAAGTATGTCATACTGTTTGCTCTAGATGATTTTGATGAATTTTACAACCTTATTTTCAGTTGTTTACCCAAGAAATGGTCTGCTTTCATGGGGTTTATTGAATCCAGGAAAGAACTGTGAGTAGTAGCGAACCAGACATGAAAAGTTTCAGAGAACTACGAAAACTCCGGTCAGTTTTGTCGGGATCTTGTGACACAGTTCCAGGACTCTATTGACTAAGGAAATGATATATATGTGTGATTTATCCTGTTAAAACTTTTAGTGTTCACTTAGGGGTGAGTGCAACCAGTAACTGAATTTAGACTACGAACTAGAGTATGACAGTAAAGTCAGGAGCATGATGGAGAACACACGGGACATTGAGGACTAATGGTCAACACTTAAATCTTGCTTTACATACAGTTCAGTTCCAAGTAGTCTGATACATAGATGGCGAGGGGAGTGCTGATTTGGGGttgattttggtaattatatatttTCCTTGATGACTGTCATTTTGTTGTCCTACATGTGCTATATGATATGCATAACAACTTGAGAGCACCTTTGCTTCTCTTGATGTGCTTCGTCATACAGTTTTTTAAAGTGCACAAGCAAGCTTGCGAGTGATGACAACTACTATGACCTACAACCTTGAATCTAGGTTTTTGGGGTTGAACATAGGGGCACAGCGCGCTCTCCCATCTAACCAGTGAAGCGTAATGAAGGAAAAGCTACAATATACAAATCGTCACCGTCATTCAGTTTGTCCAAAACTGAGAAAAGCTCTTTAAAAAAACTGGGAAAAGCTCACGTGATGGAATGAGATGAGATTTCAACATCATGATTGCGTTTTATAATTTGAACGACCAAAGTAGATGGTCCCGTCAGCCCGTGTTTGACAATATGAAGGGACAAACTTGTTGATCCATTATTTTGCCAGGAAAATACAATAATTCGGAGGGCTTAAATATGGATAATAGATCTGACATAATCTAGCAAGGTGAGTGACTCAATTGCACATGTGCAAAATGGAAGTTTAAACTTCCTTGAATCTCTTGTAGGGTTTGGGGGAGATTGTCAGCGAGCCACTGATGAAAGTCCTTTTGCGATGACAATGCTAGAGAAGATTTGAAAGATCTTGGTTGGCGTGGGGCAACTTGTGTATTCCTGGATGGGGGCGCCGTCCGGTGGCAGTGGGGTGTGGCAGTTGCCGCAGCTGGGCACAACCGGGAGTCCACCTATCCAGAACACCCAACTATTTCATCCGGTGAACTGCGAAGAGCTTCTGTGTGCGTCTCCGTTATATTTAACTACGACAGGCTTATGTTATCTTATCGCGAACTCATTTTTCAGTTTGTGCCCAACGTGACTGCATGTAAATATGTAATACAGCAATTTTGTTCTTCCTTTTTGTTGTTCGATTGACTCAGTATACCATCTCAAATGTCATTCCCTTTATAGCTAGCACATCATCTCCAAAGAATTTATTTAAGTTGAAATCCAGTAATTATATGTTGATCGCATAAGCAGGCTGATGGTGTCTTGGTCGAATTTTTTTATTCCTTCTCTATGGAACTAAAACTGTTCTTTCCTGAATATATTGGATCGCAAAGAACTAAACCTATGTACAATGTCTTTGGGCATATTCTGAATTTGCAGAATTAGCACAAATCTGAAAGCATATATGCAGCTCCCAGATGTTGCAGGCTAGAGGAAGGGCAGGCACTCATGCGATACCATGTATCTGGTAGTGGTTTCGTTCCCCAGACGCTATGCATTTATTGTCTGGTTTGTTCATCTCTGTTAGCTCTATGTTAACCTTCTTTTAGTTACTTCCCATGATTTTCTTTGTAAGAAACCCCAGAAATATATATAGGTGTATTTTCCTGTAAAGATGCTAAATTTTGTTGGTCTTATTTATGGGATAGCGAAACCATTTTTGTGTGCACTTAATTGTCAGGTTGGACGCGCCGGGTGTGGGGACACTGCAGGACATGTTTGATTATCATGTCAGTGAATTCTGGCGAGAATGAACCAAGTGAGCTTTTGTAGCTGGTCTATTCAAAATGGATGAACGGACCAGTTAGTGTACATATAAGTTTGCACTCTGTCTTCCTGCTCATTCGTGCAATGTGTTCATGGGAGACTTATTTTAGGAAAACATAAAATAATTTTTCTTTCTGTGCGTACTACTCCAGCTTTCAAGTGCCAGGCTTCAATAAATCTGAAATTTCTATCGCTCGATTTGCAGTGTTTATTTTACGGTTACCACTGGGAAATGCTTCCTTTTAATCATTTTTATCTGGTACACACCATTGTAAGTGTATTATTTAAGAAATCAAGTCCATTCTGGAAGAATATTCACTCATGATAGTTTTGAGTTTCGGTAAAGCAGAATGTGTACATTCATTTTAAAATTGTCCAATGGATAATAGATTGTTCCGCGTAAAAGAAAATGATGCTTACAAAAAATTATGCTCGATTAGGATGTAACGATGAGTGATGCTACTTGGGATGATGCTCAATTAGGTAGAGGACACATCAATGGTGGGGTAGCCGTAGGCATAGCTAATAGGTGGAGTAGGAGAAGATGTACATATGATGGTGATGTGAGCACATACATAGGAGTGAAGCTAGCGAAGATACAACAAGCTTGCTGCGAGAAGAGGAATGGAAGAGGAtttggaggagaggagatgggggccATGGTATAAATTTAGAGGATTAGGAAAAGGGTGTGCACATGATGGCGAAATGATATGGAGTAAGCAAATGATAGAACAATGGCGTAGCCGAATGTGACGAGGGGGCGGGGGAAACCGGTCAAGATGGCGTCGAGGTGATAGGAACCATGGTGGAATTGTGTCGGAGTAGTAGAAGTTACTCACATGACAATGTAATGACATGGTGGCTTCAGAGAATCTGATGAGCAAAAGAACATGGAGAAAGATTATAGCTTGTATTCAATAACATGTGTGACATAGATAAAGAGAGTTAAATGAAACATATATTTGATTGATGATTACATTGGTTTGTTattctgtagcaacatgtttatatgaaCTATTTTACCAATGAGAATGCTAGAGCAGGGTCATGTGAAGGAAGACTACTAATAGAATAATAAATTATTTTTTTTAAAAGGTGGAGAAATTGGATCTGCCTTCTTTCGGGGAGGGGGGCATCATGGGTGGTGCATGCCTCCTCCCCTTGATGGTGGTGGTGAATTGGCACTAACACTGGGACGTGATCAGGGCGGAGCACGGGGCGCTTGGCGGGGGACTCATTGGCGGTCCGTGGAGAAGTACAGTGTTTGAAGAGAGGGTGTCATGGTGAAGATGAGTCAGGCATCATCCTGTTTTAAAGAAGAGGGCTCCAGTGAGAAATGTCGAGTGAGAAGGGGAGGTTTTGCCAGGAAAACATAAAGGCCCCTTGTGAAGTGGAGTTTTTTGTGTTGGAACCATGTGTTAGAGATAAGAATAGATTGGGTAACCATATTTCTCCCCAACTTATGGGCTGGATTTGGAGGAGCTTGGACTATTGAGACTATTGAATTTTGGGGAGCCTGCTATCGTCCGTTTGACGTCAGCATAACATACGAGGGAGCAATGAGTTTCGATCTTGAAGACGACGTTAATCCTTTAACTGGTTCATttatatgcattgtagcccgtagcgtgtgtgtgtgaaatagatggattatagtcccgtacccaataatatggatgtgtgtgtgtgtgtgttagaaagAGATATGGGGAGAGaaagtgaggaagagggagggagagagtgtgtgaggatttgatggtaaaaaagatcgccaatgtcacttgatatgtatgaaaatattaatattgaactcttaaagttaatgtggccccgttgcaacgcacgaacgTTCTTTTAGTATTAATAATAGAACACATAGTCGGTACGTTTCCGGACAGCGTCGCCGGCGCAGCCGTGCCTCTGTCCTCGGCTCAACCCGGCATGGATGTCCAGATATGGTGGACATCTTTCTGTACGGCTTGATGGGTACTGCTCCCTGGCGGAACAGGCTTGAATCCCTCTTATTCGTCCCGGGCGGCaccgttgtttcttatttttttagGAGTCAAGGTTGTATTCCTGAGGGGAGCATACATATTATCTTGATTGAGTTGATTTTTGGCTACTGTATTACGGTTACAACTTACCAGCAACATAGAAATAGAGTCATGTCTGATAAGGTATTCTGCTTCAGCTGTATGCTTGCAGAGCATTTGGTTTTTCCATCCAAGTATTACTAAACTCTACCAAGTTTTATAA
The window above is part of the Triticum aestivum cultivar Chinese Spring chromosome 2A, IWGSC CS RefSeq v2.1, whole genome shotgun sequence genome. Proteins encoded here:
- the LOC123187355 gene encoding uncharacterized protein; the protein is MGANRRRKSPSPRPSPATLRNGSTAHRRAAPAAPDQFGSRGWWTGPCRCRRWLAAPHWPSQASSVNDGLERSRSFHWDIGTCSSISSGGRHPTSPVHALMD